In Streptomyces dangxiongensis, one DNA window encodes the following:
- a CDS encoding ABC transporter permease, with the protein MTATTTPYAELEAPTTARRLLAAPTTGPLVALLLACAFFSLSTDQFLTGGNFSLIVQQVMVVGTLAIGQTLIILTAGIDLSCGAVMAFGSIVIAKMAAEGSVPPLVAIALGLVVCGGFGLLNGLLVQKIPLPPFIVTLGMLNVAFALTHIYSEEQTVTNLPGALTALGETFPLGHTDITYGSLVTIALFFLLAYALSSTGWGRHVYALGNSAEAARLNGIRTSRLTIGIYTVAGLLYGIAALLLISRTGVGDPQAGQTDNLDSITAVVLGGTSLFGGRGSVLGTFIGVLIVGVFRNGLQLMGVASIYQTLITGVLVILAVTVDQLSRKKAR; encoded by the coding sequence ATGACAGCCACGACCACGCCGTACGCCGAGCTCGAAGCACCGACTACGGCCCGCAGACTGCTCGCGGCGCCGACCACCGGCCCGCTGGTCGCCCTCCTCCTGGCCTGCGCCTTCTTCTCCCTCTCGACCGACCAGTTCCTCACCGGCGGTAACTTCTCACTGATCGTGCAGCAGGTCATGGTCGTCGGCACCCTCGCCATCGGACAGACCCTGATCATCCTCACCGCGGGCATCGACCTGTCGTGCGGGGCGGTGATGGCCTTCGGCAGCATCGTGATCGCCAAGATGGCGGCCGAGGGCTCCGTCCCACCGCTCGTCGCGATCGCTCTGGGCCTGGTCGTCTGCGGCGGCTTCGGCCTGCTCAACGGGCTGCTGGTGCAGAAGATCCCGCTGCCGCCGTTCATCGTCACCCTCGGCATGCTCAACGTGGCGTTCGCGCTGACCCATATCTACTCCGAGGAGCAGACGGTCACCAACCTGCCCGGCGCGCTGACGGCCCTCGGGGAGACCTTCCCGCTCGGCCACACGGACATCACCTACGGCTCCCTGGTCACCATCGCCCTATTCTTCCTCCTCGCCTACGCGCTGAGCAGCACCGGCTGGGGCCGGCACGTCTACGCCCTGGGCAACAGCGCCGAGGCCGCCCGGCTCAACGGCATCCGCACCTCCCGCCTGACCATCGGCATCTACACCGTGGCGGGCCTGCTGTACGGCATCGCCGCCCTGCTGCTCATCTCCCGCACCGGAGTCGGCGACCCGCAGGCCGGACAGACCGACAACCTCGACAGCATCACCGCCGTGGTCCTCGGCGGCACCAGCCTCTTCGGCGGACGCGGATCGGTCCTGGGCACCTTCATCGGCGTCCTCATCGTCGGCGTCTTCCGCAACGGCCTCCAACTGATGGGCGTCGCCTCCATCTACCAGACCCTGATCACCGGAGTCCTGGTGATCCTCGCGGTGACCGTCGACCAGCTCTCCCGGAAGAAGGCCCGATGA
- a CDS encoding LacI family DNA-binding transcriptional regulator: MAANRRPTLADVAREVGVSAKTVSRVLNEDGPASAQTREQVLAAVAKLGFQPNLMARNIRVGGPDTTIGLVIPDLANPFFGAVARAIEDTVRERGLTLLMGSSADDPERERALTDKFLARRVSILIVVPSVGADHSHLKSHRTAGLPVIFLDRPGVGLATDSIVSSNRAGARDGVTHLVAHGHRRIGFVGDLPPKLYTRRERLAGYRSALQEAGVPYDRSLVTNAHDQRGAETATAQLLGLAAPPTALFAGNNIMALGIIAELARSRRKDVAVVAFDDVALAEALEPALTVVAQDAEELGRAAATTALTRLDGDRTRARTITVPTRLIVRGSGEQPAPKP; the protein is encoded by the coding sequence ATGGCAGCGAACCGACGCCCCACCCTGGCCGATGTCGCCCGAGAAGTCGGAGTCAGCGCCAAGACGGTCTCCCGCGTCCTCAACGAGGACGGACCCGCCTCCGCGCAGACCAGGGAACAGGTACTCGCCGCAGTGGCCAAGCTCGGCTTCCAGCCGAACCTCATGGCCCGCAACATCCGCGTCGGCGGCCCGGACACCACCATCGGCCTGGTCATTCCCGACCTCGCCAACCCCTTCTTCGGAGCCGTGGCCCGCGCCATCGAGGACACCGTCCGCGAACGCGGACTGACCCTGCTCATGGGCTCCTCCGCGGACGACCCCGAGCGCGAACGCGCCCTGACGGACAAGTTCCTCGCCCGCCGCGTCAGCATCCTGATCGTCGTTCCGTCCGTCGGCGCCGACCACTCCCACCTCAAGTCCCACCGCACGGCGGGGCTGCCCGTGATCTTCCTCGACCGACCTGGAGTCGGCCTCGCCACGGACAGCATCGTCAGCTCCAACCGTGCCGGGGCCCGCGACGGCGTCACCCACCTCGTCGCCCACGGACACCGGCGCATCGGCTTCGTCGGCGACCTGCCCCCGAAGCTGTACACCCGCCGTGAACGTCTGGCCGGCTACCGCTCGGCGCTTCAGGAAGCAGGCGTCCCCTACGACCGCTCGCTCGTCACCAACGCCCACGACCAGCGAGGGGCCGAGACCGCGACCGCCCAACTCCTCGGCCTGGCCGCTCCCCCCACCGCCCTGTTCGCCGGCAACAACATCATGGCGCTGGGCATAATCGCCGAACTCGCCCGCAGCAGACGCAAGGACGTCGCCGTCGTCGCCTTCGACGACGTGGCACTCGCCGAGGCACTCGAACCCGCCCTCACCGTCGTCGCCCAGGACGCGGAAGAACTCGGCAGGGCAGCCGCGACCACCGCCCTGACCCGACTGGACGGCGACCGCACCCGGGCCCGCACCATCACCGTGCCCACTCGGCTGATCGTCCGCGGCTCGGGCGAGCAACCCGCGCCCAAGCCGTAG
- a CDS encoding ATP-binding cassette domain-containing protein, with protein MTATSSPTPVLQARGLVKRYGQVTAIDGADFDLLPGEVLAVIGDNGAGKTSLIKALTGAVVPDAGEIRLGGKPITFSGPQSARSHGIETVYQDLAVAASMDIASNMFLGRELRRRGVLGSVFRMLDKKRMRQEAAEHMADLKIGLRSLTQSVETLSGGQRQAVAVARSVAWARSVVVMDEPTAALGVKESGQVLDLIRRVRDKGMPVVLISHNMPHVFEIADRIHVHRLGRRAAVIKPSDYSMAEVVAIMTGALSIDEAGDTVVADSEAAKAAGVQAT; from the coding sequence ATGACCGCCACCTCCTCCCCCACCCCCGTGCTGCAGGCCCGCGGCCTGGTCAAGCGGTACGGCCAGGTCACCGCCATCGACGGCGCCGACTTCGACCTGCTGCCCGGTGAGGTCCTCGCCGTCATCGGCGACAACGGCGCCGGCAAGACCAGCCTGATCAAGGCGCTCACGGGCGCGGTGGTCCCCGACGCGGGCGAGATACGGCTGGGCGGCAAGCCCATCACCTTCTCCGGTCCGCAGAGCGCCCGCTCCCACGGCATCGAGACGGTGTACCAGGACCTCGCCGTGGCCGCCTCCATGGACATCGCCTCGAACATGTTCCTCGGGCGCGAGCTGCGCCGCCGCGGCGTTCTCGGCAGTGTCTTCCGCATGCTGGACAAGAAGCGCATGCGCCAGGAGGCGGCGGAGCACATGGCCGATCTGAAGATCGGCCTGCGCTCGCTGACGCAGTCGGTGGAGACCCTCTCCGGCGGACAGCGGCAGGCCGTCGCGGTCGCCCGTTCCGTCGCCTGGGCCCGCAGTGTCGTCGTCATGGACGAACCCACCGCCGCCCTCGGCGTGAAGGAGTCCGGCCAGGTCCTGGACCTCATCCGGCGCGTGCGGGACAAGGGCATGCCGGTCGTTCTGATCAGCCACAACATGCCGCACGTCTTCGAGATCGCCGACCGGATCCACGTCCACCGCCTCGGCCGGCGCGCCGCCGTGATCAAGCCCTCCGACTACTCCATGGCGGAGGTCGTCGCCATCATGACCGGCGCGCTCAGCATCGACGAGGCCGGAGATACTGTCGTAGCGGATTCGGAGGCCGCGAAGGCCGCCGGAGTCCAGGCCACCTGA
- a CDS encoding sugar ABC transporter substrate-binding protein has protein sequence MSRATRLPSSLLRSAAVTGVAALTLTACGSGSGSGSSSSGSGSVKVGLITKTDTNPFFVKMKEGAEKAAKENGAQLSTAAGKFDGDNAGQVTAIENMVAAGVKGILITPSDSKAIVPAIQKARAKGVLVIALDTPTDPESAVDALFATDNLKAGQLIGEYAKAAMKGKNAKIAALDLAPGVSVGVQRHNGFLKGFGATDKDVVCAQDTGGDQAKGQTAMENCLQKAPDINVVYTINEPAALGAYTALKAKGREKDVLIVSVDGGCTGTQAVKDGKIAATSQQYPLKMAAEGVKAVVTYAEDGKKASGYTDTGVTLITDEAQAGVTSKDTAYGLENCWG, from the coding sequence ATGTCTCGCGCCACTCGCCTGCCCTCCTCCCTCCTCAGATCCGCCGCGGTCACGGGCGTCGCGGCCCTCACCCTGACGGCCTGCGGATCCGGCTCCGGTTCGGGCTCCTCGAGCTCCGGCTCGGGCAGTGTCAAGGTCGGTCTGATCACCAAGACCGACACCAACCCGTTCTTCGTGAAGATGAAGGAGGGCGCGGAGAAGGCCGCCAAGGAGAACGGTGCACAACTGTCGACCGCCGCAGGCAAGTTCGACGGGGACAACGCCGGGCAGGTCACCGCCATCGAGAACATGGTCGCCGCCGGGGTGAAGGGCATCCTGATCACTCCGAGCGACTCCAAGGCGATCGTGCCCGCGATTCAGAAGGCCCGTGCCAAGGGTGTCCTGGTCATCGCCCTGGACACCCCGACCGACCCGGAGAGCGCGGTCGACGCCCTCTTCGCCACCGACAACCTCAAGGCCGGCCAGTTGATCGGCGAGTACGCCAAGGCCGCTATGAAGGGCAAGAACGCGAAGATAGCCGCCCTCGACCTGGCGCCGGGCGTCTCTGTCGGTGTCCAGCGGCACAACGGTTTCCTGAAGGGCTTCGGCGCCACCGACAAGGACGTGGTGTGCGCCCAGGACACCGGCGGCGACCAGGCCAAGGGCCAGACCGCGATGGAGAACTGCCTGCAGAAGGCGCCCGACATCAACGTCGTCTACACCATCAACGAACCGGCCGCGCTGGGCGCGTACACCGCGCTGAAGGCCAAGGGCCGGGAGAAGGACGTGCTGATCGTCTCCGTCGACGGCGGCTGCACCGGCACTCAGGCCGTCAAGGACGGCAAGATCGCCGCGACTTCGCAGCAGTACCCGCTGAAGATGGCCGCCGAGGGCGTCAAGGCCGTCGTGACGTACGCCGAGGACGGCAAGAAGGCTTCGGGTTACACCGACACCGGCGTCACCCTGATCACCGACGAGGCGCAGGCCGGCGTCACGTCGAAGGACACCGCCTACGGCCTGGAGAACTGCTGGGGCTGA